One window of the Desulforegula conservatrix Mb1Pa genome contains the following:
- a CDS encoding YfbM family protein yields MSMIGCFRSASDEEIEALIRKPDRIRQVLFNDFSGSQKKPGFLARLFGLAYEPDKELIIWTPENGNEEFDVDKAWHGIHFLLCDDPAGAADILGFIMDGGHFIGRIDVGYGPARAFKQNELEQIYMAIENIQSSDLKKKCDKKWFNANNIYPFIWDEPEDECFGYLLDYFEKLKLFLKRTLDAGKGMLVYIT; encoded by the coding sequence ATGAGTATGATCGGATGTTTCAGATCTGCAAGTGATGAAGAAATTGAGGCGCTTATCAGGAAACCGGACAGAATAAGGCAGGTGCTTTTTAATGATTTCTCAGGATCTCAAAAAAAGCCCGGTTTTCTGGCAAGGCTCTTTGGACTTGCATATGAACCTGATAAAGAGTTGATAATATGGACTCCTGAAAATGGTAACGAGGAGTTTGACGTTGACAAGGCCTGGCATGGGATTCACTTCCTTTTGTGCGATGATCCGGCAGGCGCTGCTGATATCCTTGGGTTCATAATGGATGGCGGCCACTTCATCGGCCGGATCGATGTCGGTTATGGGCCTGCAAGGGCTTTTAAACAAAATGAACTTGAACAGATATATATGGCAATTGAAAATATTCAGTCGAGCGACTTGAAAAAGAAATGCGATAAAAAATGGTTCAATGCTAACAATATTTATCCTTTTATTTGGGATGAGCCGGAAGATGAATGTTTCGGGTATCTTCTCGATTATTTTGAGAAACTGAAACTTTTTCTTAAAAGAACGC